The genomic DNA TACCGGGCATGCACGTGATGCGCAGCCGCAGCCTTTTTGGCCTTTCCCTCATCACACTGGTATTTGATGATGGGGTTGACGATTATTGGGCCCGGCAAAGGATACAGGAGCGCTTGGCCGGTGTTCAGCTACCTTTTAGCGCCGTTCCTGGTCTTGATCCTTTAACCTCACCAACCGGCGAAGTATACCGGTATATTATCGAAAGCACCAACCATGATCTGAGGGCTTTGACCGATCTGCAGCAATGGGTGATCATCCCCCGCATTAAACAGGTTACTGGCGTGGCCGATGTAGCCAACTTCGGTGGCATCACCACACAGTTCCAGGTAGAGATTGATCCGGACAAACTGGCTCAATATCATCTTTCGCTTACCGATGTGCAAACCGCCATCAATAACAATAATACCAACGCTGGTGGTAGTGTTTTAAATCGTGGCGAACAGGGATACGTGGTAAGAGGTATAGGATTGGTAAAAGATCTTCAGGGACTTGGCGATGTTGTTGTTAAATCGGTTAACGGCGTACCCGTTCTGATCAAAGATGTAGGTGAGCTTAAATTTGGCACCCTGGAACGTAAAGGGGTGCTGGGCTATACCGATAGAAAGGTTGATCATAACGATGGCATTGAAGGGATCGTGGTAATGCTGAAGGGGCAGAACCCCTCTGTTGTGTTGGAAGGTATACACCAGGCCGTTGATAATTTGAATAAGAACATACTTCCCGAAGGCGTTACCATCAGACCTTATCTCGACCGCACAAACCTCATCAATAAAACCCTGGATACCGTTTCCCATACGCTTTTAGAAGGGATGGCCCTGGTAATCATTGTGCTCATTGTATTTTTGGGTAACTGGCGCGGTGCACTCATTGTGGCCATCACCATTCCGTTGGCTTTATTGGTCGCCTTTATTTTGATGAAGTTTACCAATATCCCGGCTAACCTGCTTTCCCTGGGTGCCATTGATTTTGGGATCATTGTAGATGGCGCCATCGTAATGATGGAAACCATCCTTAAAAAAAGAGAAAAAAATCCTGACGAGGTACTGGAAGAAACAACCATAAGCGCAAGAGCGCTGGAAGTAGCAAAACCTATTCTTTTTTCTACCATCATCATCATTACCGCATATTTGCCCCTATTCTCTTTTGAACGTGTAGAGAAGAAACTTTTTACTCCGATGGCTTTCACCGTAGGTTATGCGCTTTTAGGTGCATTAGCCGTAGCCTTATTGCTTATTCCGGGTTTAGCCTATGCAGTGTATCGTAAACCAAGGAAGCTTTACCATAACAAATGGCTGGAGTATCTGTCGGCCAAATATGAAAGCCGGATCACTAAGATCATGAATAAACCCAAGCGGGTTTTCATTCCTTTGGCATTGGCTTTCGCAGGTGCGGTTATTTTGTCGGTAACGGTAGGTAAGGATTTTTTACCTCCTTTGGATGAAGGCTCCATCTGGCTGCAAGTTTCTTTGCCGCCGGGCATAACGCTTCAAAAGTCGCAGCAAATGAGCGATGCTTTGCGGGCTGCAACACTTAAACATCCCGAAATTACTTATGTAACGGTTCAGGCGGGCC from Mucilaginibacter inviolabilis includes the following:
- a CDS encoding efflux RND transporter permease subunit translates to MKKLIFTAIKKRWLFVALFVLLAFFGYYSWKQLSIEAYPDIADVTSQVVTQVPGLAAEEVEQQITIPIERSLNGLPGMHVMRSRSLFGLSLITLVFDDGVDDYWARQRIQERLAGVQLPFSAVPGLDPLTSPTGEVYRYIIESTNHDLRALTDLQQWVIIPRIKQVTGVADVANFGGITTQFQVEIDPDKLAQYHLSLTDVQTAINNNNTNAGGSVLNRGEQGYVVRGIGLVKDLQGLGDVVVKSVNGVPVLIKDVGELKFGTLERKGVLGYTDRKVDHNDGIEGIVVMLKGQNPSVVLEGIHQAVDNLNKNILPEGVTIRPYLDRTNLINKTLDTVSHTLLEGMALVIIVLIVFLGNWRGALIVAITIPLALLVAFILMKFTNIPANLLSLGAIDFGIIVDGAIVMMETILKKREKNPDEVLEETTISARALEVAKPILFSTIIIITAYLPLFSFERVEKKLFTPMAFTVGYALLGALAVALLLIPGLAYAVYRKPRKLYHNKWLEYLSAKYESRITKIMNKPKRVFIPLALAFAGAVILSVTVGKDFLPPLDEGSIWLQVSLPPGITLQKSQQMSDALRAATLKHPEITYVTVQAGRNDDGTDYFTPSHFEVSVGLKPYNEWEGGKTKYDLINELSKEYAAMPGYSVAFTQPMIDGVMDKIAGAHSELVLKVFGNDFKETRRIAEAAVSTLQTVKGAVDIAIDQEPPLPQLQIKVNRDAVARYGLNMSDVAELIEVAIGGKAVAQVFISDKVYDVICRYKEESRNTPEKIANLMLTSQTGAKIPLSQVAEIKTDIGESSISREMNRRQLTVRLNLRGTDLSTFLTEAQAKINQQVKYDKEKYQIAWGGQFENQNRAYAKLAVIVPLALAIMFLLLYGAFGKFRQAGLILSIVPLALFGGMLALNVRGMTLNVSSAVGFIALFGVAIQNGVILISHINDLRKKGSDILHAVIQGTRHRFRPVLMTATVAALGLLPASLATGIGSDVQRPLATVIVYGLFVATAITLFVLPALYYLIESKWGNHDFQPSAKEA